From a region of the Hemibagrus wyckioides isolate EC202008001 linkage group LG14, SWU_Hwy_1.0, whole genome shotgun sequence genome:
- the cd151 gene encoding CD151 antigen: MADEEKTNSCGTVCLKYLLFTFNLLFWLSGGSVMAVGLWTLVDKSDYISLLSSSTYPNTAYILIAAGAVVMLTGILGCCATIKENKRLLIVFFVLLVLIFLLEITAGVLAYWYYQELNDELSADLKRTMVEKYQQPGQEHITRAVDKLQQDLKCCGSNSSADWQEGPWINMFADRRLVPDSCCKTPTFNCGRRDHPSNIYKVEGGCISKLEEFILQHLLILGGVGIGIAFLQILGMLFTCCLYRSLKEEPY, encoded by the exons ATGGCTGACGAGGAAAAGACCAACTCTTGTGGGACAGTATGCCTCAAATACCTTCTGTTCACTTTTAATCTGCTTTTCTGG TTATCTGGGGGTTCTGTGATGGCAGTGGGACTCTGGACTCTAGTGGATAAGAGTGACTACATTAGTCTGCTGTCCTCCAGTACATATCCAAACACTGCCTACATCCTTATCGCAGCAGGAGCTGTTGTCATGCTCACTGGAATCCTTGGCTGCTGTGCCACCATTAAGGAGAACAAAAGACTTCTGATAGTg TTCTTTGTACTGCTGGTGTTGATATTCCTGCTGGAGATCACTGCTGGAGTTCTGGCCTATTGGTATTATCAAGAG CTGAATGATGAGCTGAGCGCAGACCTGAAAAGGACCATGGTGGAGAAGTACCAGCAGCCTGGTCAGGAGCACATCACCAGAGCTGTGGACAAACTCCAACAGGAT CTGAAGTGCTGTGGCAGTAACAGCTCAGCAGATTGGCAGGAGGGACCCTGGATAAACATGTTTGCTGACAGGCGGCTCGTGCCTGACAGCTGCTGCAAGACACCTACGTTTAACTGCGGAAGGAGAGACCACCCATCGAATATCTACAAAGTAGAG GGTGGCTGCATTTCTAAATTAGAGGAGTTTATTCTTCAGCACTTGTTGATTCTAGGTGGTGTGGGTATTGGGATTGCATTCCTACAG ATTTTAGGAATGCTCTTCACCTGCTGTCTGTATCGAAGTTTGAAAGAAGAGCCTTACTAA
- the gatd1 gene encoding glutamine amidotransferase-like class 1 domain-containing protein 1, with translation MTSKPTCLIVASASPQGVSARSFQQCFSLCSPVFNLQTATPGGKTIDFVGIDENSARWVQDFSVKPYATPAKLESIDGARYQALLIPDCPGALKDLAHSGSLARILTHFTSQKKPVCAVGQGVSALCCAIEGQKWIFNGYSLTGPSVFELVRSPDFANLPLIVEDFVKDNGGSYTASQEDALHVVLDRHLVTGQNVQSTTAAVNNLILLFNSR, from the exons atgacatCCAAGCCCACGTGCCTTATTGTGGCCAGTGCATCGCCTCAAG GGGTCTCAGCGCGGTCCTTCCAgcagtgtttctctctctgtagtccTGTGTTTAACCTGCAAACAGCTACACCTGGG GGCAAAACTATTGACTTCGTCGGCATTGATGAAAACTCGGCTCGATGGGTTCAGGATTTCAGCGTCAAACCATATGCCACTCCTGCCAAACTGGAATCTATTGATG GTGCCCGCTACCAGGCTCTCCTGATCCCAGACTGCCCAGGAGCTTTAAAGGACCTTGCTCACAGTGGCTCACTGGCACgcatcctcacacacttcacctctcagaaGA AGCCTGTGTGTGCTGTGGGACAGGGGGTTTCTGCACTTTGCTGTGCCATAGAAGGACAGAAATGGATATTTAATGGATACAGCCTGACTGGA CCCTCTGTGTTTGAGCTGGTGCGCTCCCCAGATTTTGCCAACCTTCCTCTGATTGTAGAAGACTTTGTGAAAGACAATGGCGGATCCTACACAG CCAGTCAAGAAGATGCACTGCATGTGGTCCTGGACCGTCACCTAGTGACCGGTCAGAATGTTCAGTCCACCACAGCTGCAGTCAACAACCTGATCCTGCTGTTTAACAGCAGGTAA
- the pus7 gene encoding pseudouridylate synthase 7 homolog isoform X1, producing MLVNALRPTILVWVRTVTPHPHPSKVCFFSNLSRILQKSHHKREIFPALQQFSSLCRFVPMEDKEATTELIHLGEKRACPEEDSEHTAKKARLQDEANGSHVTKPAEEDEEEGGEEVPLEDEDGEGESFADMMKHGLTEVDVGIHKFVSDHKGFSGILKERYSDFVVHEINKEGKIVRLHDLSIPVEPEETSAETEPVECQDLTEEQKQQLGDLQLFKNKEGNVAIEVEGDSKEKRTLLHKAIKALYPGLETKTEEREGKRFIVAYHAAGKKALAAPRKHSWPKNRGSFCHFVLYKENKDTMDAINVLSKFLRVRPNVFSYMGTKDKRAITVQEIAVLKISAERLAHLNKCLMNFKLGNFSYKKHPLKLGELQGNHFTVVLRNISGSEEQVEQAMTSLRDTGFINYYGMQRFGTTAVPTHQVGRSILQNNWTEVMDLILKPRPGAEKGYLVKCREEWAQTQDPEAALKKLPVKRCVEGQLLRGLSKYGKKNIITAFGLIPRNNRLMYIHSYQSFVWNTMVSRRVDAYGLKAVEGDLILKGGTAHILTAEEADKHSIHDIVMPLPGFDVIYPTHDVGKGYRDMLAADNLDIDNMRHKVRDYSLAGAYRRILICPKDVSWELIHYDDPKVPLVHTDVEKLENKPAPVYLTEGKYKALKMEFSLPPSTYATMAIREVLKMDTSIKNQTQLNTVWLN from the exons TGCTTTTTCTCTAACCTGTCAAGGATTCTTCAAAAATCCCATCACAAGCGAGAAATCTTTCCTGCTCTTCAACAGTTTTCCTCCTTGTG CAGATTCGTGCCCATGGAGGACAAGGAGGCTACGACGGAGCTGATTCATCTTGGGGAGAAGCGAGCTTGCCCTGAGGAGGATTCAGAACATACTGCCAAGAAAGCCCGACTTCAGGATGAAGCCAATGGCAGCCATGTCACCAAACCTgcagaggaagatgaagaggagggTGGAGAAGAGGTGCCTTTGGAGGATGAAGATGGAGAAGGCGAGAGCTTTGCTGATATGATGAAACATGGCCTCACGGAAGTGGATGTCGGAATCCATAAGTTTGTCAGCGATCATAAAGGATTCTCTGGAATCTTGAAAgagag ATACTCTGATTTCGTCGTTCATGAGATTAACAAGGAGGGGAAGATCGTGCGGCTACATGACCTCTCCATACCCGTAGAACCAGAG GAAACATCTGCAGAAACCGAGCCGGTAGAATGTCAGGACCTGACAGAAGAGCAAAAACAACAGCTTGGTGATCTGCAGCTATTCAAAAACAAAGAGGGAAATGTGGCTATTGAG GTGGAAGGAGATTCCAAGGAGAAGCGTACTTTGCTTCATAAAGCAATCAAAGCCCTTTACCCAGGACTGGAGACCAAAACTGAGGAAAGAGAGGGGAAGAGGTTCATAGTGGCGTATCATGCAGCTGGGAAAAAAGCACTAGCAG CACCGAGAAAACACTCATGGCCTAAGAACCGTGGCAGCTTCTGCCATTTTGTGCTTTACAAGGAGAATAAAGACACCATGGATGCCATCAACGTCCTCTCCAAATTTCTCAG GGTTCGACCCAATGTCTTCTCCTACATGGGCACCAAAGACAAGAGAGCCATCACTGTGCAAGAGATCGCTGTGTTAAA aaTCAGCGCAGAACGCTTGGCTCACCTCAATAAGTGCCTGATGAACTTCAAACTGGGAAACTTCAGCTATAAAAAGCACCCACTGAAACTAGGAGAGCTGCAGGGGAACCATTTCACAGTGGTACTCAG gaaCATCTCGGGCTCTGAGGAACAGGTGGAACAGGCCATGACATCACTCAGGGACACAGGTTTCATCAACTATTATGGCATGCAGCGCTTTGGCACTACAGCTGTACCCACACACCAGGTTGGCAG ATCCATCTTGCAGAACAACTGGACTGAAGTGATGGACCTGATCCTAAAGCCACGGCCTGGGG CGGAGAAGGGCTATCTGGTGAAGTGTAGAGAGGAATGGGCCCAGACCCAAGATCCTGAAGCAGCTCTGAAGAAATTGCCTGTAAAACGCTGTGTAGAGGGACAGCTGCTGAGAGGCCTGTCAAAGTATGGAAAAAAGAACATCATTACAGCGTTTGGACTG ATCCCTCGCAACAACAGGCTCATGTACATCCACAGCTACCAGAGCTTTGTGTGGAACACCATGGTCAGCAGGAGAGTGGATGCCTATGGCCTTAAAGCTGTGGAGGGAGACTTGATACTCAAAGGAG GCACTGCTCACATCCTGACTGCAGAGGAAGCTGATAAGCACTCCATTCATGATATTGTGATGCCACTACCTGGATTTGATGTCATCTATCCCACACACGACG TGGGGAAAGGCTACAGAGACATGCTGGCGGCCGATAATCTGGACATCGATAACATGAGGCATAAAGTACGTGATTATTCACTGGCTGGAGCTTACCGCCGTATCCTCATATGCCCTAAAGATGTCAGCTG GGAGCTGATTCATTATGATGACCCTAAAGTGCCTCTGGTCCACACAGATGTAGAGAAACTGGAAAACAAACCAGCACCAGTTTATTTGACAG AGGGTAAATACAAGGCACTGAAGATGGagttctccctccctccatctacCTACGCCACCATGGCCATCAGAGAAGTGCTCAAAATGGACACCAGCATCAAGAACCAGACACAGCTTAATACCGTGTGGCTAAACTAA
- the pus7 gene encoding pseudouridylate synthase 7 homolog isoform X2: MEDKEATTELIHLGEKRACPEEDSEHTAKKARLQDEANGSHVTKPAEEDEEEGGEEVPLEDEDGEGESFADMMKHGLTEVDVGIHKFVSDHKGFSGILKERYSDFVVHEINKEGKIVRLHDLSIPVEPEETSAETEPVECQDLTEEQKQQLGDLQLFKNKEGNVAIEVEGDSKEKRTLLHKAIKALYPGLETKTEEREGKRFIVAYHAAGKKALAAPRKHSWPKNRGSFCHFVLYKENKDTMDAINVLSKFLRVRPNVFSYMGTKDKRAITVQEIAVLKISAERLAHLNKCLMNFKLGNFSYKKHPLKLGELQGNHFTVVLRNISGSEEQVEQAMTSLRDTGFINYYGMQRFGTTAVPTHQVGRSILQNNWTEVMDLILKPRPGAEKGYLVKCREEWAQTQDPEAALKKLPVKRCVEGQLLRGLSKYGKKNIITAFGLIPRNNRLMYIHSYQSFVWNTMVSRRVDAYGLKAVEGDLILKGGTAHILTAEEADKHSIHDIVMPLPGFDVIYPTHDVGKGYRDMLAADNLDIDNMRHKVRDYSLAGAYRRILICPKDVSWELIHYDDPKVPLVHTDVEKLENKPAPVYLTEGKYKALKMEFSLPPSTYATMAIREVLKMDTSIKNQTQLNTVWLN; this comes from the exons ATGGAGGACAAGGAGGCTACGACGGAGCTGATTCATCTTGGGGAGAAGCGAGCTTGCCCTGAGGAGGATTCAGAACATACTGCCAAGAAAGCCCGACTTCAGGATGAAGCCAATGGCAGCCATGTCACCAAACCTgcagaggaagatgaagaggagggTGGAGAAGAGGTGCCTTTGGAGGATGAAGATGGAGAAGGCGAGAGCTTTGCTGATATGATGAAACATGGCCTCACGGAAGTGGATGTCGGAATCCATAAGTTTGTCAGCGATCATAAAGGATTCTCTGGAATCTTGAAAgagag ATACTCTGATTTCGTCGTTCATGAGATTAACAAGGAGGGGAAGATCGTGCGGCTACATGACCTCTCCATACCCGTAGAACCAGAG GAAACATCTGCAGAAACCGAGCCGGTAGAATGTCAGGACCTGACAGAAGAGCAAAAACAACAGCTTGGTGATCTGCAGCTATTCAAAAACAAAGAGGGAAATGTGGCTATTGAG GTGGAAGGAGATTCCAAGGAGAAGCGTACTTTGCTTCATAAAGCAATCAAAGCCCTTTACCCAGGACTGGAGACCAAAACTGAGGAAAGAGAGGGGAAGAGGTTCATAGTGGCGTATCATGCAGCTGGGAAAAAAGCACTAGCAG CACCGAGAAAACACTCATGGCCTAAGAACCGTGGCAGCTTCTGCCATTTTGTGCTTTACAAGGAGAATAAAGACACCATGGATGCCATCAACGTCCTCTCCAAATTTCTCAG GGTTCGACCCAATGTCTTCTCCTACATGGGCACCAAAGACAAGAGAGCCATCACTGTGCAAGAGATCGCTGTGTTAAA aaTCAGCGCAGAACGCTTGGCTCACCTCAATAAGTGCCTGATGAACTTCAAACTGGGAAACTTCAGCTATAAAAAGCACCCACTGAAACTAGGAGAGCTGCAGGGGAACCATTTCACAGTGGTACTCAG gaaCATCTCGGGCTCTGAGGAACAGGTGGAACAGGCCATGACATCACTCAGGGACACAGGTTTCATCAACTATTATGGCATGCAGCGCTTTGGCACTACAGCTGTACCCACACACCAGGTTGGCAG ATCCATCTTGCAGAACAACTGGACTGAAGTGATGGACCTGATCCTAAAGCCACGGCCTGGGG CGGAGAAGGGCTATCTGGTGAAGTGTAGAGAGGAATGGGCCCAGACCCAAGATCCTGAAGCAGCTCTGAAGAAATTGCCTGTAAAACGCTGTGTAGAGGGACAGCTGCTGAGAGGCCTGTCAAAGTATGGAAAAAAGAACATCATTACAGCGTTTGGACTG ATCCCTCGCAACAACAGGCTCATGTACATCCACAGCTACCAGAGCTTTGTGTGGAACACCATGGTCAGCAGGAGAGTGGATGCCTATGGCCTTAAAGCTGTGGAGGGAGACTTGATACTCAAAGGAG GCACTGCTCACATCCTGACTGCAGAGGAAGCTGATAAGCACTCCATTCATGATATTGTGATGCCACTACCTGGATTTGATGTCATCTATCCCACACACGACG TGGGGAAAGGCTACAGAGACATGCTGGCGGCCGATAATCTGGACATCGATAACATGAGGCATAAAGTACGTGATTATTCACTGGCTGGAGCTTACCGCCGTATCCTCATATGCCCTAAAGATGTCAGCTG GGAGCTGATTCATTATGATGACCCTAAAGTGCCTCTGGTCCACACAGATGTAGAGAAACTGGAAAACAAACCAGCACCAGTTTATTTGACAG AGGGTAAATACAAGGCACTGAAGATGGagttctccctccctccatctacCTACGCCACCATGGCCATCAGAGAAGTGCTCAAAATGGACACCAGCATCAAGAACCAGACACAGCTTAATACCGTGTGGCTAAACTAA